In Carassius gibelio isolate Cgi1373 ecotype wild population from Czech Republic chromosome B2, carGib1.2-hapl.c, whole genome shotgun sequence, a single genomic region encodes these proteins:
- the LOC127951349 gene encoding phospholipid scramblase 1-like has protein sequence MATNNGYPTELQPQKNAINPTPPYNQRQGIPGQGQMPVMPVPQRPAGCPPGLEYLTQIDQLLVQQKVELAEVILGWETNNKYTVKNTMGQQVFFVAEENNCCNRQFCGPLRSFVLHVQDNMGQEVMTLTRPLKCGSCCFPCCLQELEIQSPPGNPIGYVIQNWHPFLPKYTIQNEKKEAVLKISGPFCSCRCCADVNFDVLSVDESTKVGRIAKQWTGMVREAFTDADNFGISFPIDLDVKIKAALFGACFLIDFMFFEHNK, from the exons ATGGCAACAAATAATG GTTACCCAACTGAACTCCAACCACAGAAAAATGCTATTAATCCCACCCCTCCTTATAACCAGAGACAAGGCATACCAGGCCAAG GTCAAATGCCTGTGATGCCAGTTCCACAAAGACCTGCGGGCTGCCCACCAGGACTGGAGTACCTGACCCAG ATTGATCAACTTCTTGTACAGCAGAAAGTTGAGCTGGCTGAAG TTATATTGGGCTGGGAGACCAACAATAAGTACACAGTGAAGAACACTATGGGGCAACAGGTGTTCTTTGTGGCTGAGGAAAACAACTGCTGTAACAGACAGTTCTGTGGACCACTGCGGTCATTCGTCCTCCATGTTCAGGATAACATGGGACAGGAAGTGATGACACTCACTCGTCCTCTGAAGTGTGGAAGCTGCTGTTTTCCCTGTTGCCTGCAAGAG CTTGAAATCCAGTCTCCACCAGGCAACCCGATTGGATATGTGATCCAGAATTGGCATCCTTTCCTTCCCAAGTATACCATACAGAATGAGAAGAAAGAAGCAGTTCTGAAGATTTCGGGGCCGTTCTGTTCATGCAGATGTTGCGCTGATGTGAACTTTGAT GTTTTGTCCGTGGATGAATCAACAAAGGTGGGCAGAATCGCTAAACAATGGACCGGTATGGTGAGGGAAGCTTTCACGGATGCAGACAATTTTGGAATCTCCTTTCCTATCGATCTGGACGTGAAGATCAAAGCTGCTCTTTTCGGAGCGTGTTTCCTCATA GACTTCATGTTCTTTGAACACAATAAATAA